A genome region from Coturnix japonica isolate 7356 chromosome 13, Coturnix japonica 2.1, whole genome shotgun sequence includes the following:
- the TCOF1 gene encoding treacle protein isoform X2 translates to MAALSGGRRELLALIHQHLMRAGFARAARELQAQLGQKLLPSLATTLEEIFTHWERTPSKARRRKLTDEEVAIPEKIRVPDPVSSSESSEKEEDEKEKAKTGNATGVSPVTNSAVNVESSEDDDSSSEEETLSGKGAVTVTPAVASGKAANSLHSPVKPAAPGSKVAVPSAANRTVLSNKQQPSASVVTPAKAGQKLPGPGKPGGAVAAVSQAGQSKAPIITKAPESSSSSSSSSESEEEKETPTVKTPAPKVELKQAAGKAESSSEESSDETSSEEELATTAVQSASQFPVPPVKAVQVNSTPVKTAPATSVSSKKSTVKQSTVTLNQTKPGSVTVPVAAKPDDTSESSDSSDSGNEEPPSVTQSKPSLKTSQAIPSPVKTTPAASLSSKATPAKTPSLSQGKPASKPAVLKQAKATPGRTAAPAKPAESTNPAESTDSSGSEEEDLPVPVSQKRLSEQTGPVPNLSQAAKAVTSEKAGGSTLKNETSESGSSDSSDSEEETPVSQTQPALPAVKSNAVPQPTSVKKVPAPTPAPAPSLPMDSSDDSSGESDSDEEVVPPTQTLSQQNIKPTKVSSTVAAKANATTPSGKGIKAPPIPSVSRVSESSNSDSSESDTEAGEAFPPPCLKETAPIGKPPPASPATPQAASILRSPTAKSKKPGLQPVQDARLSQTAPLTQAEESSDSSSSSDSEKETPKQPPKPGMLQKPGKTEPDDSSLSESSDDEEAVSQSLLTGYMSLSKSPAAPQAPKTVPPQPVGNTGQGKAAVNATSSLAKVSVKAAPADSSSSDSSDSDTDIEQVSANHKAESKPSPGQEATGTSNKEKGAGKTDANHANPKPSSVKKAVANKENDVEAKGTQANPLPSALLTTPQPVQSSLENKSEVTSAAGVPAVQTPDGLEEKKKKKKEKKEKKEKKKPSSTADKAVKTAKGKDKENKKQKASQKRKHPGEDGAVGQPKEKKRKGQGNEEVPKKKKKKAADDQEKLPGSKEKKKSSKKKKTGKEKKNKKMPTEGESTADGSAEVHKKKKKKKTAEPEGLL, encoded by the exons ATGGCGGCGTTGAGCGGCGGGCGGCGGGAGCTGCTGGCCCTCATCCACCAGCACCTCATGAGAGCCGGCTTCGCTCGGGCCGCACGGgaactgcaggcacagctgggaCAG AAGCTGCTCCCGTCACTGGCCACGACGCTGGAGGAGATTTTCACCCACTGGGAGAG AACTCCTTCCAAAGCCAGGAGAAGAAAGCTGACTGATGAGGAGGTGGCCATCCCAGAAAAGATTAGAGTTCCTGATCCCgtgagcagctctgaaagctcagagaaagaagaggatgaaaaagagaaggcaaaaacTGGAAATG CAACTGGCGTTTCCCCAGTCACAAACTCAGCAGTGAATGTAGAAAGCAGTGAAGATGACGACTCTTCATCAGAAGAGGAAACGCTGAGTGGAAAAGGTGCAGTTACG GTGACACCAGCTGTAGCGAGTGGCAAAGCTGCCAACTCCTTGCATTCTCCTGTTAAACCCGCTGCTCCAGGAAGTAAAGTAGCGGTGCCCTCTGCTGCAAACAGAACTGTGCTCTCAAATAAGCAGCAGCCCAGTGCATCAGTTGTGACCCCAGCCAAGGCCGGGCAGAAACTGCCTGGTCCTGGGAAACCTGGAGGAGCTGTAGCAGCTGTGAGCCAAGCAGGACAAAGCAAAGCTCCTATAATTACCAAAGCACCAgaaagctccagcagcagcagcagctcatcaGAGAGcgaggaggaaaaggagacgCCAACTGTGAAGACCCCAGCCCCCAAAGTGG AGCTGAAGCAGGCAGCTGGgaaagctgagagcagcagtgaggaatCAAGTGATGAGACATCGTCTGAGGAGGAGCTTGCGaccacagcagtgcag agtgcatcacagtttccagttcctcctgttAAAGCAGTGCAGGTTAATTCAACACCTGTAAAAACTGCACCTGCTACTTCAGTGTCCTCCAAGAAAAGCACGGTGAAGCAAAGCACAGTGACACTGAACCAGACCAAGCCTGGCTCTGTAACGGTTCCAGTGGCTGCAAAGCCTGATGACACCTCAGAGAGCAGCGACTCATCAGACAGTGGAAACGAGGAGCCTCCATCAGTAACCCAG TCAAAGCCATCTTTAAAAACCTCCCAGGCCATCCCATCCCCAGTGAAAACCACACCAGCAGCATCACTCTCCAGCAAAGCAACTCCAGCAAAAACACCTTCACTGTCCCAAGGGAAGCCAGCATCGAAACCAGCAGTGCTAAAGCAGGCTAAAGCCACACCAGGAAGGACTGCTGCTCCTGCAAAGCCAGCTGAAAGTACAAACCCAGCAGAGAGCACTGACTCTTCAGGCAGTGAAGAGGAGGATCTGCCTGTGCCTGTCAGCCAGAAG agGTTATCAGAACAGACTGGGCCTGTTCCCAACCTGAGCCAGGCTGCTAAAGCCGTGACTTCTGAAAAGGCAGGAGGAAGCACCTTAAAGAATGAGACCTCTGAAAGTGGAAGCAGTGACTCGTCTGACAGTGAGGAGGAGACTCCAGTATCACAGACACAGCCTGCACTGCCTGCTG tgaaaagcaATGCTGTGCCCCAACCAACAAGTGTGAAGAAAGTACCAGCTCCCacaccagccccagccccttCTCTGCCTATGGACAGCAGTGACGACTCGAGTGGGGAGTCAGATTCTGATGAGGAAGTAGTCCCCCCTACACAG ACTCTGTCCCAGCAGAACATCAAACCAACCAAGGTTTCAAGCACAGTGGCTGCGAAAGCTAATGCCACAACACCTTCAGGGAAGGGAATAAAAGCACCCCCTATCCCTTCAGTTTCCAGAGTGTCTGAGAGCTCAAACAGTGATTCCTCAGAGAGTGACACAGAAGCAGGAGAG gcttttcctcctccttgccTGAAAGAGACAGCTCCCATAGGGAAACCTCCTCCAGCCAGCCCTGCTACCCCACAGGCTGCTTCCATCCTGAGAAGTCCCACTGCCAAGTCAAAGAAGCCAGGCCTGCAGCCAGTACAGGATGCCAGGCTGAGCCAGACTGCACCACTCACCCAAGCAGAGGAGagctcagacagcagcagtTCCTCTGACAGCGAGAAGGAGACACCCAAGCAGCCTCCCAAACCTG GGATGCTGCAGAAACCAGGAAAGACTGAGCCAGATGACAGCTCCTTGTCAGAGTCCAGTGATGATGAAGAGGCAGTATCACAG TCCCTCCTCACAGGTTATATGAGCCTCTCCaagagcccagcagcacctcaaGCACCAAAGACGGTTCCCCCCCAGCCTGTAGGCAACACAGGGCAAGGGAAAGCAGCTGTGAATGCCACTAGCTCCCTCGCCAAAGTCTCTGTGAAAGCAGCCCCAGCtgacagctccagcagtgacagcagtgactCTGACACAGACATCGAGCAGGTGTCTGCAAACCACAAAGCAG aaagcaaacccTCTCCAGGCCAGGAAGCCACAGGGACATCCAACAAAGAGAAGGGGGCAGGAAAAACTGATGCAAATCATGCCAACCCCAAACCTTCCTCAGTCAAGAAAGCCGTGGCTAACAAAGAGAACGATGTTGAGGCAAAAGGGACGCAAGCAAACCCATTGCCATCTGCACTGCTTACAACCCCACAGCCAGTGCAGTCGAGTTTGGAGAACAAAAGTGAGGTCACCAGTGCTGCTGGAGTTCCTGCAGTGCAAACACCAGACGggttggaagagaaaaagaagaaaaaaaaagagaaaaaagaaaagaaggagaagaagaaaccTTCCTCCACAGCAGACAAGGCTGTGAAAACAGCTAAGGGCAAagacaaagagaacaaaaaacagaaagcatctcAGAAACGGAAACATCCAGGAGAGGATGGAGCTGTTGGGCAGcccaaggaaaagaagaggaaagggcAAGGTAATGAAGAAGTGcccaaaaagaagaaaaagaaagcagctgatgaCCAGGAGAAGCTGCCaggaagcaaggaaaagaaaaagtcaagtAAAA agaaaaagacgggaaaagaaaagaagaacaaaaagatgcCCACAGAAGGGGAGTCGACAGCAGATGGCTCTGCTGAAGTTcacaagaagaagaagaag aagaaaacagctgagcCGGAAGGATTGTTGTGA
- the TCOF1 gene encoding treacle protein isoform X1 yields the protein MAALSGGRRELLALIHQHLMRAGFARAARELQAQLGQKLLPSLATTLEEIFTHWERTPSKARRRKLTDEEVAIPEKIRVPDPVSSSESSEKEEDEKEKAKTGNATGVSPVTNSAVNVESSEDDDSSSEEETLSGKGAVTVTPAVASGKAANSLHSPVKPAAPGSKVAVPSAANRTVLSNKQQPSASVVTPAKAGQKLPGPGKPGGAVAAVSQAGQSKAPIITKAPESSSSSSSSSESEEEKETPTVKTPAPKVELKQAAGKAESSSEESSDETSSEEELATTAVQSASQFPVPPVKAVQVNSTPVKTAPATSVSSKKSTVKQSTVTLNQTKPGSVTVPVAAKPDDTSESSDSSDSGNEEPPSVTQSKPSLKTSQAIPSPVKTTPAASLSSKATPAKTPSLSQGKPASKPAVLKQAKATPGRTAAPAKPAESTNPAESTDSSGSEEEDLPVPVSQKRLSEQTGPVPNLSQAAKAVTSEKAGGSTLKNETSESGSSDSSDSEEETPVSQTQPALPAVKSNAVPQPTSVKKVPAPTPAPAPSLPMDSSDDSSGESDSDEEVVPPTQTLSQQNIKPTKVSSTVAAKANATTPSGKGIKAPPIPSVSRVSESSNSDSSESDTEAGEAFPPPCLKETAPIGKPPPASPATPQAASILRSPTAKSKKPGLQPVQDARLSQTAPLTQAEESSDSSSSSDSEKETPKQPPKPGMLQKPGKTEPDDSSLSESSDDEEAVSQSLLTGYMSLSKSPAAPQAPKTVPPQPVGNTGQGKAAVNATSSLAKVSVKAAPADSSSSDSSDSDTDIEQVSANHKAESKPSPGQEATGTSNKEKGAGKTDANHANPKPSSVKKAVANKENDVEAKGTQANPLPSALLTTPQPVQSSLENKSEVTSAAGVPAVQTPDGLEEKKKKKKEKKEKKEKKKPSSTADKAVKTAKGKDKENKKQKASQKRKHPGEDGAVGQPKEKKRKGQGNEEVPKKKKKKAADDQEKLPGSKEKKKSSKKKKTGKEKKNKKMPTEGESTADGSAEVHKKKKKKKKTAEPEGLL from the exons ATGGCGGCGTTGAGCGGCGGGCGGCGGGAGCTGCTGGCCCTCATCCACCAGCACCTCATGAGAGCCGGCTTCGCTCGGGCCGCACGGgaactgcaggcacagctgggaCAG AAGCTGCTCCCGTCACTGGCCACGACGCTGGAGGAGATTTTCACCCACTGGGAGAG AACTCCTTCCAAAGCCAGGAGAAGAAAGCTGACTGATGAGGAGGTGGCCATCCCAGAAAAGATTAGAGTTCCTGATCCCgtgagcagctctgaaagctcagagaaagaagaggatgaaaaagagaaggcaaaaacTGGAAATG CAACTGGCGTTTCCCCAGTCACAAACTCAGCAGTGAATGTAGAAAGCAGTGAAGATGACGACTCTTCATCAGAAGAGGAAACGCTGAGTGGAAAAGGTGCAGTTACG GTGACACCAGCTGTAGCGAGTGGCAAAGCTGCCAACTCCTTGCATTCTCCTGTTAAACCCGCTGCTCCAGGAAGTAAAGTAGCGGTGCCCTCTGCTGCAAACAGAACTGTGCTCTCAAATAAGCAGCAGCCCAGTGCATCAGTTGTGACCCCAGCCAAGGCCGGGCAGAAACTGCCTGGTCCTGGGAAACCTGGAGGAGCTGTAGCAGCTGTGAGCCAAGCAGGACAAAGCAAAGCTCCTATAATTACCAAAGCACCAgaaagctccagcagcagcagcagctcatcaGAGAGcgaggaggaaaaggagacgCCAACTGTGAAGACCCCAGCCCCCAAAGTGG AGCTGAAGCAGGCAGCTGGgaaagctgagagcagcagtgaggaatCAAGTGATGAGACATCGTCTGAGGAGGAGCTTGCGaccacagcagtgcag agtgcatcacagtttccagttcctcctgttAAAGCAGTGCAGGTTAATTCAACACCTGTAAAAACTGCACCTGCTACTTCAGTGTCCTCCAAGAAAAGCACGGTGAAGCAAAGCACAGTGACACTGAACCAGACCAAGCCTGGCTCTGTAACGGTTCCAGTGGCTGCAAAGCCTGATGACACCTCAGAGAGCAGCGACTCATCAGACAGTGGAAACGAGGAGCCTCCATCAGTAACCCAG TCAAAGCCATCTTTAAAAACCTCCCAGGCCATCCCATCCCCAGTGAAAACCACACCAGCAGCATCACTCTCCAGCAAAGCAACTCCAGCAAAAACACCTTCACTGTCCCAAGGGAAGCCAGCATCGAAACCAGCAGTGCTAAAGCAGGCTAAAGCCACACCAGGAAGGACTGCTGCTCCTGCAAAGCCAGCTGAAAGTACAAACCCAGCAGAGAGCACTGACTCTTCAGGCAGTGAAGAGGAGGATCTGCCTGTGCCTGTCAGCCAGAAG agGTTATCAGAACAGACTGGGCCTGTTCCCAACCTGAGCCAGGCTGCTAAAGCCGTGACTTCTGAAAAGGCAGGAGGAAGCACCTTAAAGAATGAGACCTCTGAAAGTGGAAGCAGTGACTCGTCTGACAGTGAGGAGGAGACTCCAGTATCACAGACACAGCCTGCACTGCCTGCTG tgaaaagcaATGCTGTGCCCCAACCAACAAGTGTGAAGAAAGTACCAGCTCCCacaccagccccagccccttCTCTGCCTATGGACAGCAGTGACGACTCGAGTGGGGAGTCAGATTCTGATGAGGAAGTAGTCCCCCCTACACAG ACTCTGTCCCAGCAGAACATCAAACCAACCAAGGTTTCAAGCACAGTGGCTGCGAAAGCTAATGCCACAACACCTTCAGGGAAGGGAATAAAAGCACCCCCTATCCCTTCAGTTTCCAGAGTGTCTGAGAGCTCAAACAGTGATTCCTCAGAGAGTGACACAGAAGCAGGAGAG gcttttcctcctccttgccTGAAAGAGACAGCTCCCATAGGGAAACCTCCTCCAGCCAGCCCTGCTACCCCACAGGCTGCTTCCATCCTGAGAAGTCCCACTGCCAAGTCAAAGAAGCCAGGCCTGCAGCCAGTACAGGATGCCAGGCTGAGCCAGACTGCACCACTCACCCAAGCAGAGGAGagctcagacagcagcagtTCCTCTGACAGCGAGAAGGAGACACCCAAGCAGCCTCCCAAACCTG GGATGCTGCAGAAACCAGGAAAGACTGAGCCAGATGACAGCTCCTTGTCAGAGTCCAGTGATGATGAAGAGGCAGTATCACAG TCCCTCCTCACAGGTTATATGAGCCTCTCCaagagcccagcagcacctcaaGCACCAAAGACGGTTCCCCCCCAGCCTGTAGGCAACACAGGGCAAGGGAAAGCAGCTGTGAATGCCACTAGCTCCCTCGCCAAAGTCTCTGTGAAAGCAGCCCCAGCtgacagctccagcagtgacagcagtgactCTGACACAGACATCGAGCAGGTGTCTGCAAACCACAAAGCAG aaagcaaacccTCTCCAGGCCAGGAAGCCACAGGGACATCCAACAAAGAGAAGGGGGCAGGAAAAACTGATGCAAATCATGCCAACCCCAAACCTTCCTCAGTCAAGAAAGCCGTGGCTAACAAAGAGAACGATGTTGAGGCAAAAGGGACGCAAGCAAACCCATTGCCATCTGCACTGCTTACAACCCCACAGCCAGTGCAGTCGAGTTTGGAGAACAAAAGTGAGGTCACCAGTGCTGCTGGAGTTCCTGCAGTGCAAACACCAGACGggttggaagagaaaaagaagaaaaaaaaagagaaaaaagaaaagaaggagaagaagaaaccTTCCTCCACAGCAGACAAGGCTGTGAAAACAGCTAAGGGCAAagacaaagagaacaaaaaacagaaagcatctcAGAAACGGAAACATCCAGGAGAGGATGGAGCTGTTGGGCAGcccaaggaaaagaagaggaaagggcAAGGTAATGAAGAAGTGcccaaaaagaagaaaaagaaagcagctgatgaCCAGGAGAAGCTGCCaggaagcaaggaaaagaaaaagtcaagtAAAA agaaaaagacgggaaaagaaaagaagaacaaaaagatgcCCACAGAAGGGGAGTCGACAGCAGATGGCTCTGCTGAAGTTcacaagaagaagaagaag aagaagaaaacagctgagcCGGAAGGATTGTTGTGA
- the TCOF1 gene encoding treacle protein isoform X3 yields MAALSGGRRELLALIHQHLMRAGFARAARELQAQLGQKLLPSLATTLEEIFTHWERTPSKARRRKLTDEEVAIPEKIRVPDPVSSSESSEKEEDEKEKAKTGNATGVSPVTNSAVNVESSEDDDSSSEEETLSGKGAVTVTPAVASGKAANSLHSPVKPAAPGSKVAVPSAANRTVLSNKQQPSASVVTPAKAGQKLPGPGKPGGAVAAVSQAGQSKAPIITKAPESSSSSSSSSESEEEKETPTVKTPAPKVELKQAAGKAESSSEESSDETSSEEELATTAVQSASQFPVPPVKAVQVNSTPVKTAPATSVSSKKSTVKQSTVTLNQTKPGSVTVPVAAKPDDTSESSDSSDSGNEEPPSVTQSKPSLKTSQAIPSPVKTTPAASLSSKATPAKTPSLSQGKPASKPAVLKQAKATPGRTAAPAKPAESTNPAESTDSSGSEEEDLPVPVSQKRLSEQTGPVPNLSQAAKAVTSEKAGGSTLKNETSESGSSDSSDSEEETPVSQTQPALPAVKSNAVPQPTSVKKVPAPTPAPAPSLPMDSSDDSSGESDSDEEVVPPTQAFPPPCLKETAPIGKPPPASPATPQAASILRSPTAKSKKPGLQPVQDARLSQTAPLTQAEESSDSSSSSDSEKETPKQPPKPGMLQKPGKTEPDDSSLSESSDDEEAVSQSLLTGYMSLSKSPAAPQAPKTVPPQPVGNTGQGKAAVNATSSLAKVSVKAAPADSSSSDSSDSDTDIEQVSANHKAESKPSPGQEATGTSNKEKGAGKTDANHANPKPSSVKKAVANKENDVEAKGTQANPLPSALLTTPQPVQSSLENKSEVTSAAGVPAVQTPDGLEEKKKKKKEKKEKKEKKKPSSTADKAVKTAKGKDKENKKQKASQKRKHPGEDGAVGQPKEKKRKGQGNEEVPKKKKKKAADDQEKLPGSKEKKKSSKKKKTGKEKKNKKMPTEGESTADGSAEVHKKKKKKKKTAEPEGLL; encoded by the exons ATGGCGGCGTTGAGCGGCGGGCGGCGGGAGCTGCTGGCCCTCATCCACCAGCACCTCATGAGAGCCGGCTTCGCTCGGGCCGCACGGgaactgcaggcacagctgggaCAG AAGCTGCTCCCGTCACTGGCCACGACGCTGGAGGAGATTTTCACCCACTGGGAGAG AACTCCTTCCAAAGCCAGGAGAAGAAAGCTGACTGATGAGGAGGTGGCCATCCCAGAAAAGATTAGAGTTCCTGATCCCgtgagcagctctgaaagctcagagaaagaagaggatgaaaaagagaaggcaaaaacTGGAAATG CAACTGGCGTTTCCCCAGTCACAAACTCAGCAGTGAATGTAGAAAGCAGTGAAGATGACGACTCTTCATCAGAAGAGGAAACGCTGAGTGGAAAAGGTGCAGTTACG GTGACACCAGCTGTAGCGAGTGGCAAAGCTGCCAACTCCTTGCATTCTCCTGTTAAACCCGCTGCTCCAGGAAGTAAAGTAGCGGTGCCCTCTGCTGCAAACAGAACTGTGCTCTCAAATAAGCAGCAGCCCAGTGCATCAGTTGTGACCCCAGCCAAGGCCGGGCAGAAACTGCCTGGTCCTGGGAAACCTGGAGGAGCTGTAGCAGCTGTGAGCCAAGCAGGACAAAGCAAAGCTCCTATAATTACCAAAGCACCAgaaagctccagcagcagcagcagctcatcaGAGAGcgaggaggaaaaggagacgCCAACTGTGAAGACCCCAGCCCCCAAAGTGG AGCTGAAGCAGGCAGCTGGgaaagctgagagcagcagtgaggaatCAAGTGATGAGACATCGTCTGAGGAGGAGCTTGCGaccacagcagtgcag agtgcatcacagtttccagttcctcctgttAAAGCAGTGCAGGTTAATTCAACACCTGTAAAAACTGCACCTGCTACTTCAGTGTCCTCCAAGAAAAGCACGGTGAAGCAAAGCACAGTGACACTGAACCAGACCAAGCCTGGCTCTGTAACGGTTCCAGTGGCTGCAAAGCCTGATGACACCTCAGAGAGCAGCGACTCATCAGACAGTGGAAACGAGGAGCCTCCATCAGTAACCCAG TCAAAGCCATCTTTAAAAACCTCCCAGGCCATCCCATCCCCAGTGAAAACCACACCAGCAGCATCACTCTCCAGCAAAGCAACTCCAGCAAAAACACCTTCACTGTCCCAAGGGAAGCCAGCATCGAAACCAGCAGTGCTAAAGCAGGCTAAAGCCACACCAGGAAGGACTGCTGCTCCTGCAAAGCCAGCTGAAAGTACAAACCCAGCAGAGAGCACTGACTCTTCAGGCAGTGAAGAGGAGGATCTGCCTGTGCCTGTCAGCCAGAAG agGTTATCAGAACAGACTGGGCCTGTTCCCAACCTGAGCCAGGCTGCTAAAGCCGTGACTTCTGAAAAGGCAGGAGGAAGCACCTTAAAGAATGAGACCTCTGAAAGTGGAAGCAGTGACTCGTCTGACAGTGAGGAGGAGACTCCAGTATCACAGACACAGCCTGCACTGCCTGCTG tgaaaagcaATGCTGTGCCCCAACCAACAAGTGTGAAGAAAGTACCAGCTCCCacaccagccccagccccttCTCTGCCTATGGACAGCAGTGACGACTCGAGTGGGGAGTCAGATTCTGATGAGGAAGTAGTCCCCCCTACACAG gcttttcctcctccttgccTGAAAGAGACAGCTCCCATAGGGAAACCTCCTCCAGCCAGCCCTGCTACCCCACAGGCTGCTTCCATCCTGAGAAGTCCCACTGCCAAGTCAAAGAAGCCAGGCCTGCAGCCAGTACAGGATGCCAGGCTGAGCCAGACTGCACCACTCACCCAAGCAGAGGAGagctcagacagcagcagtTCCTCTGACAGCGAGAAGGAGACACCCAAGCAGCCTCCCAAACCTG GGATGCTGCAGAAACCAGGAAAGACTGAGCCAGATGACAGCTCCTTGTCAGAGTCCAGTGATGATGAAGAGGCAGTATCACAG TCCCTCCTCACAGGTTATATGAGCCTCTCCaagagcccagcagcacctcaaGCACCAAAGACGGTTCCCCCCCAGCCTGTAGGCAACACAGGGCAAGGGAAAGCAGCTGTGAATGCCACTAGCTCCCTCGCCAAAGTCTCTGTGAAAGCAGCCCCAGCtgacagctccagcagtgacagcagtgactCTGACACAGACATCGAGCAGGTGTCTGCAAACCACAAAGCAG aaagcaaacccTCTCCAGGCCAGGAAGCCACAGGGACATCCAACAAAGAGAAGGGGGCAGGAAAAACTGATGCAAATCATGCCAACCCCAAACCTTCCTCAGTCAAGAAAGCCGTGGCTAACAAAGAGAACGATGTTGAGGCAAAAGGGACGCAAGCAAACCCATTGCCATCTGCACTGCTTACAACCCCACAGCCAGTGCAGTCGAGTTTGGAGAACAAAAGTGAGGTCACCAGTGCTGCTGGAGTTCCTGCAGTGCAAACACCAGACGggttggaagagaaaaagaagaaaaaaaaagagaaaaaagaaaagaaggagaagaagaaaccTTCCTCCACAGCAGACAAGGCTGTGAAAACAGCTAAGGGCAAagacaaagagaacaaaaaacagaaagcatctcAGAAACGGAAACATCCAGGAGAGGATGGAGCTGTTGGGCAGcccaaggaaaagaagaggaaagggcAAGGTAATGAAGAAGTGcccaaaaagaagaaaaagaaagcagctgatgaCCAGGAGAAGCTGCCaggaagcaaggaaaagaaaaagtcaagtAAAA agaaaaagacgggaaaagaaaagaagaacaaaaagatgcCCACAGAAGGGGAGTCGACAGCAGATGGCTCTGCTGAAGTTcacaagaagaagaagaag aagaagaaaacagctgagcCGGAAGGATTGTTGTGA